CTTCGCCCCTCGCCGCTTCCTCTTCTGCCGCGGCGCCCTGGTGGCCACCATCCACGACCTGGCCTTCCGCGAGGTGCCGTGGACTCTGCGGGAGAAAACCCTCGAGGACCTGGAGACTCGCCTCGACAAGACCCTGGACCGAGCCGCCCACCTGATCACTCCCAGCGAGGCCGTGCGCCAAGAGATGGTGGAGGAAGAATTGGCCCCACCGGAGCGGGTCCACGCCGTGCTCCACGGCCCCGGTCAGCTCAGCGCAGTGGAGCCGGGAACCCCTCCGGAGAACACGCCCAGGAGCTTCTGCCTCCACGTGGGGACCCTCGAGCCGCGGAAGAATCTGGGGACCGTGCTCGCCGCCTGGCGCGAGCTGAGAAAACGGGGCGTCGAGGTCCCGGCTCTGGTGCTCTGCGGGAAACGGGGCTGGAAGGCCGAAAGCCTCGACGCCGAGCTCGAGGCCGGCATTTCCGAGGGCTGGCTGCTGCGCTTCGGCTACCTCGCCAACGAGGAACTGGCGGCGCTTTACCACCGGGCTCGGGCGGTGGTCTTCCCCACCCTCTACGAAGGCTTCGGTCTACCGGCGGTGGAAGCCCAACAGGCCGGCGCCCCCCTGGTGTGTAGCGATCTACCGGTGCTCCGCGAAGTCGCCGGTGACGGAGCTCTCTACGCCCCGCCAGAAGACCCTCAGGCCTGGGCCGACGCCCTCCAGGGGCTCTTCTCCAATCCCGATCTAGCTCAGAATCTCGCAACGAAGGGAACCGCCAACGCTCAACGCTTCAGCTGGCAGCGGGCCGCGGAGGAAACCCTGAAGGTGTGGCGCCAAGCGGCCGATGCAGGCCAGAG
The nucleotide sequence above comes from Acidobacteriota bacterium. Encoded proteins:
- a CDS encoding glycosyltransferase family 1 protein: MATGSQSSTPRGPLPVRAYRRLRYLLSRLRPWRLRATWLWLWAALAKTRELRREERLTVAVDICAFWEPLTGIGWYLYRLLEHLAHRDDLRLRLYGPQIAPIPDAPEPVVELPAGPALEVVRYDAPEDLSLPPWRLAQIVQRLQPLLLAIHRNRVVFAPNFFAPRRFLFCRGALVATIHDLAFREVPWTLREKTLEDLETRLDKTLDRAAHLITPSEAVRQEMVEEELAPPERVHAVLHGPGQLSAVEPGTPPENTPRSFCLHVGTLEPRKNLGTVLAAWRELRKRGVEVPALVLCGKRGWKAESLDAELEAGISEGWLLRFGYLANEELAALYHRARAVVFPTLYEGFGLPAVEAQQAGAPLVCSDLPVLREVAGDGALYAPPEDPQAWADALQGLFSNPDLAQNLATKGTANAQRFSWQRAAEETLKVWRQAADAGQSGSLHRRTAPTA